The following proteins come from a genomic window of Streptomyces sp. GS7:
- a CDS encoding TerD family protein: protein MTHAMLKGSNVPLDATAVRAVLRWTPGADVPDVDASALLVGPEGRVRSDEDFVFYNQPRHPSGLVRHLPKSRLGDHLTDSIEADLAPLDPAVDRVVLTASSDGGTFADVPDLRVLLYDAATEGAEPVAVFDVVPDTGEETALICGELYRRGDGWKFRALGQGYESGLVGLATEFGISVDENDPPAGRTDPPGAAEPSPAPPDDVPTEAVERPAPGAPQVPGPATPTSPPPSAWPEEAVAPSSPGGPPAYPAAGPDAVTQHVPDRMPEPFSAAPLPPAPAAPPPTAGYGYPQHVPPPPAQPPAYGYPGPPQQPPYAPQQPPAYGYPQHMPPHLQPPQPAPTYGYPVQQPQPFAPDPSFVLPPQGPQFQRR, encoded by the coding sequence ATGACGCACGCGATGCTGAAAGGGTCGAACGTACCCCTCGACGCCACGGCGGTACGGGCCGTCCTGCGCTGGACCCCCGGCGCCGACGTCCCCGACGTCGACGCCTCGGCCCTGCTCGTGGGACCGGAAGGACGCGTGCGCTCGGACGAGGACTTCGTCTTCTACAACCAGCCGAGGCACCCCAGCGGCCTGGTCCGGCACCTGCCCAAGTCCCGGCTCGGCGACCACCTCACCGACAGCATCGAGGCGGACCTCGCTCCGCTCGACCCGGCGGTGGACCGGGTCGTCCTCACCGCGTCGTCGGACGGCGGCACCTTCGCGGACGTACCGGATCTGCGTGTTCTGCTGTACGACGCGGCGACGGAGGGCGCCGAACCGGTCGCGGTCTTCGACGTAGTGCCCGACACGGGCGAGGAGACGGCGCTGATCTGCGGGGAGCTCTACCGGCGCGGCGACGGCTGGAAGTTCCGCGCGCTGGGGCAGGGGTACGAGAGCGGGCTGGTCGGCCTGGCGACGGAGTTCGGGATCTCGGTCGACGAGAACGATCCGCCCGCCGGCCGCACGGACCCGCCGGGAGCGGCGGAACCCTCCCCGGCCCCGCCGGACGACGTCCCCACGGAGGCCGTCGAGCGGCCCGCCCCCGGCGCGCCACAGGTCCCCGGACCGGCCACCCCCACCTCCCCGCCGCCCAGCGCCTGGCCCGAAGAGGCCGTCGCGCCGTCGTCCCCGGGGGGCCCGCCGGCGTATCCGGCGGCCGGCCCGGATGCCGTCACCCAGCATGTGCCGGACCGGATGCCGGAGCCGTTCTCGGCCGCCCCGCTGCCCCCGGCCCCCGCGGCACCGCCGCCCACCGCCGGCTACGGCTACCCGCAGCACGTTCCGCCGCCGCCGGCGCAGCCCCCCGCCTACGGCTACCCTGGCCCGCCTCAGCAGCCCCCGTACGCGCCCCAGCAGCCGCCCGCGTACGGCTACCCGCAGCACATGCCGCCGCACCTGCAACCGCCGCAGCCCGCCCCGACGTACGGCTATCCCGTGCAGCAGCCGCAGCCGTTCGCCCCCGACCCGTCGTTCGTACTGCC
- a CDS encoding HpcH/HpaI aldolase/citrate lyase family protein, whose protein sequence is MRHFGHLAPDIRKALFHEEPVEFTADSPARTLAAALGATLYSPATRPRLAADVLKQAGRGVVSMVLCLEDSIGDADVAAGEENLVRQLGLLDAAAEAGADLPLLFVRVREPDQIRDLVGRLGPAVRRLSGFVLPKFTEERGTPFLEELAAAESACGRRLFAMPVLESPQLLHLESRAATLRGIARAVGAHRDRVLALRLGVTDFCSAYGLRRAPDMTAYDVQIVASVIADVVNVLGRADGSGFTVTGPVWEYFRLHQRMFKPQLRRTPFVGEAEELRNALIEHDMDGLLREIELDRANGLEGKTCIHPSHVAPVHALSVVSHEEFSDAGDILRPEQGDGGVLRSAYTNKMNEVKPHRAWAERTLLRAAAFGVAREDVGFVELLTASLPPA, encoded by the coding sequence ATGCGTCACTTCGGGCATCTTGCGCCTGACATCCGGAAGGCTCTGTTCCACGAGGAACCGGTGGAGTTCACCGCCGATTCCCCGGCCCGTACGCTCGCGGCCGCCCTGGGCGCCACGCTCTACAGCCCCGCCACCCGCCCGCGGCTCGCCGCCGACGTCCTCAAGCAGGCCGGGCGCGGGGTCGTGTCCATGGTGCTGTGCCTCGAAGACTCCATAGGAGACGCGGACGTGGCGGCCGGCGAGGAGAACCTCGTCCGGCAGCTCGGACTGCTCGACGCGGCAGCCGAGGCGGGCGCGGACCTGCCGCTGCTGTTCGTCCGCGTCCGTGAACCGGACCAAATACGGGACCTGGTAGGGCGGTTGGGGCCCGCCGTGCGCAGGCTGTCCGGTTTCGTACTTCCGAAGTTCACCGAGGAACGGGGCACGCCCTTCCTGGAGGAGCTGGCCGCCGCCGAATCCGCCTGCGGGCGGCGGCTGTTCGCGATGCCGGTGCTCGAATCCCCGCAGCTGCTGCACCTGGAGAGCCGCGCCGCGACGCTCCGGGGCATCGCCAGGGCCGTCGGCGCCCACCGCGACCGGGTGCTCGCCCTGCGGCTCGGCGTCACGGACTTCTGCTCCGCCTACGGGCTGCGCCGGGCGCCCGACATGACCGCGTACGACGTGCAGATCGTCGCCTCCGTGATCGCCGACGTGGTGAACGTCCTCGGCCGCGCGGACGGCAGTGGCTTCACGGTCACCGGCCCGGTGTGGGAGTACTTCCGGCTGCACCAGCGGATGTTCAAGCCGCAGCTGCGCCGCACCCCGTTCGTGGGGGAGGCCGAGGAGCTGCGCAACGCGCTGATCGAGCACGACATGGACGGGCTGCTGCGCGAGATCGAGCTCGACCGGGCGAACGGACTGGAGGGCAAGACCTGCATCCACCCCTCGCACGTCGCCCCCGTGCACGCCCTCTCGGTCGTCAGCCACGAGGAGTTCAGCGACGCCGGCGACATCCTGCGGCCCGAGCAGGGCGACGGCGGGGTCCTGCGCTCCGCCTACACGAACAAGATGAACGAGGTGAAGCCGCACCGTGCCTGGGCCGAACGGACCCTGCTGCGCGCCGCGGCGTTCGGCGTGGCGCGGGAGGACGTCGGGTTCGTGGAGCTGCTGACCGCGAGCCTGCCGCCGGCCTGA
- a CDS encoding phosphoribosyltransferase — protein MSGTKGTYGTEEETAREVWTGEWVAGRLGVALSGADELPELLGLALRRNPKRAHLLVSNVLGKHVPQRPDVVHGAGVGLGRRVRALLGDEAAARSVVLGYAETATGLGHSVADGLGSAPYLHSTRRPVPGVDRVGGFEEEHSHATSHLLLPEDRELLAGGGPLVLVDDEFSTGRTVLNTLRALHARFPRDRYVVVALVDMRSAGDRDRLAECAAELGARVDLVFLAAGGVRLPADVLARGRELVAAHEVARTAAVPPRSGRGAGAVRIDLGWPEGLPDGGRHGFTPEHRARLEAGLPAMAARIAEHLAGARRVLVLGNEELMYAPLRLAGALDDRIGGGAGDRAVHFSTTTRSPVLAIDDPGYAIRTRLAFPAHDRPADGPGERYAYNVAPGTDPERRFDAVVAVVDSEGDRPELHCPGGLLDRLAAHTDRLLLAVIPAYTPHRQAPAGPLPEPLRGPAFSSYAPDEVGWLLQDLSSVTLEAPTEEREEAIQSGGAHYAESLPVEYQPSEAYQALFRGALESSAGRIARAVGTVTETVLRERGPRPVLVSLARAGTPVGVLMRRWARHAHGVDLPHYAVSIVRGRGIDTTALRWLADRHDPADVVFVDGWTGKGAIARELARALADFPGLPGVPGFDPRLAVLADPGGCVDTYGTRDDFLIPSACLNSTVSGLISRTVLRADLVGPDDFHGAKFYRDLAGSDVSGAFLDSVGARFDEVTGAVAADVAELAATDRTPTWAGWAAVERISEEYGIHDVNLVKPGVGETTRVLLRRVPWKILARRGAGTDLDHVRLLAGQRGVPVEEVDELPYTCVGLIHPRYTRGATGADGTAVASR, from the coding sequence ATGAGCGGCACGAAGGGTACGTACGGCACCGAGGAGGAGACGGCACGCGAGGTGTGGACGGGGGAGTGGGTCGCCGGGCGGCTCGGGGTCGCGCTGAGCGGCGCGGACGAGCTGCCCGAACTGCTCGGGCTGGCGCTGCGCCGCAACCCCAAGCGGGCCCACCTCCTGGTGTCGAACGTGCTCGGCAAGCACGTCCCGCAGCGCCCGGACGTGGTCCACGGCGCCGGCGTCGGACTCGGGCGCCGGGTGCGCGCGCTGCTCGGGGACGAGGCCGCCGCCCGCTCCGTCGTCCTGGGATACGCCGAGACCGCCACCGGACTGGGGCACTCGGTCGCCGACGGGCTGGGCTCGGCACCGTATCTGCACTCCACCCGGCGGCCGGTGCCGGGCGTCGACCGGGTGGGCGGCTTCGAGGAGGAGCACAGCCATGCGACCTCCCATCTGCTGCTCCCCGAGGACCGCGAACTCCTCGCCGGTGGCGGCCCGTTGGTGCTCGTCGACGACGAGTTCTCCACCGGGCGCACGGTCCTGAACACCCTCCGGGCGCTGCACGCGCGCTTCCCGCGCGACCGCTATGTCGTCGTCGCCCTGGTCGACATGCGATCCGCCGGGGACCGCGACCGGCTGGCGGAGTGCGCGGCCGAACTGGGCGCCCGCGTCGACCTGGTGTTCCTGGCCGCGGGCGGCGTTCGGCTGCCCGCGGACGTCCTCGCGCGCGGCCGGGAGCTGGTCGCCGCCCATGAGGTGGCCCGCACCGCGGCGGTCCCGCCGCGGTCCGGCCGGGGCGCCGGCGCCGTACGGATCGACCTCGGCTGGCCCGAGGGGCTGCCGGACGGTGGACGGCACGGCTTCACCCCGGAGCACCGGGCGCGCCTGGAGGCCGGGCTGCCGGCCATGGCCGCCCGGATCGCCGAGCACCTGGCGGGCGCCCGCCGCGTCCTCGTCCTCGGCAACGAGGAGCTGATGTACGCACCGCTGCGCCTCGCCGGGGCCCTCGACGACCGGATCGGCGGCGGCGCGGGCGACCGGGCCGTGCACTTCTCGACCACCACCCGCTCCCCGGTGCTCGCCATCGACGACCCCGGCTACGCGATACGCACCCGGCTGGCCTTCCCCGCCCACGACCGGCCGGCGGACGGGCCCGGGGAGCGCTACGCCTACAACGTCGCCCCCGGCACCGACCCGGAGCGCCGCTTCGACGCCGTCGTGGCGGTCGTCGACTCCGAGGGCGACCGGCCCGAACTCCACTGCCCCGGCGGCCTGCTGGACCGCCTCGCCGCCCACACCGACCGGCTGCTGCTCGCCGTCATCCCCGCCTACACCCCGCACCGGCAGGCTCCGGCCGGGCCCCTTCCCGAGCCGCTGCGCGGCCCCGCCTTCTCCTCGTACGCGCCCGACGAGGTGGGTTGGCTGCTCCAGGACCTGTCCTCGGTCACCCTCGAAGCGCCCACCGAGGAGCGCGAGGAGGCCATCCAGAGCGGTGGCGCGCACTACGCGGAGTCGCTGCCGGTCGAGTACCAGCCGAGCGAGGCGTACCAGGCGCTCTTCCGCGGTGCGCTGGAAAGCTCCGCGGGCCGTATCGCACGGGCCGTCGGAACGGTCACCGAGACGGTGCTCCGGGAGCGCGGCCCCCGCCCCGTGCTCGTGTCCCTGGCGCGGGCCGGCACCCCCGTCGGCGTGCTGATGCGCCGCTGGGCCCGGCACGCACACGGCGTGGACCTGCCGCACTACGCCGTCTCGATCGTCCGCGGCCGGGGCATCGACACCACCGCCCTGCGCTGGCTCGCCGACCGGCACGACCCGGCGGACGTGGTCTTCGTCGACGGCTGGACCGGCAAGGGCGCCATCGCCCGCGAACTGGCCCGCGCCCTGGCGGACTTCCCCGGTCTCCCCGGCGTCCCGGGCTTCGACCCGCGGCTCGCGGTGCTCGCCGACCCCGGCGGCTGCGTCGACACCTACGGCACCCGCGACGACTTCCTCATCCCGTCCGCCTGCCTCAACTCCACCGTCTCCGGGCTGATATCGCGCACCGTGCTGCGCGCCGACCTGGTGGGACCCGACGACTTCCACGGCGCCAAGTTCTACCGCGACCTGGCCGGCAGCGATGTCTCCGGTGCCTTCCTGGACTCGGTCGGCGCGCGGTTCGACGAGGTCACCGGGGCGGTCGCCGCGGACGTCGCGGAACTGGCCGCCACCGACCGCACCCCCACGTGGGCGGGCTGGGCGGCCGTCGAGCGGATCAGCGAGGAGTACGGCATCCACGACGTCAACCTCGTGAAGCCCGGCGTCGGCGAGACCACCCGGGTCCTGCTGCGCCGGGTCCCCTGGAAGATCCTCGCGCGGCGCGGCGCCGGAACCGACCTCGACCATGTGCGCCTGCTCGCCGGCCAGCGCGGGGTGCCCGTCGAAGAGGTCGACGAACTCCCCTACACCTGCGTCGGGTTGATCCACCCCCGCTACACCCGCGGGGCCACCGGCGCGGACGGCACGGCGGTGGCCTCCCGATGA
- a CDS encoding HAD family hydrolase — protein MTALVASDLDRTLIYSAAALDLTQPDAEAPRLLCVEVHDRAPLSYMTETAAVLLADVAATATFVPATTRTREQYRRIHLPGPPPEFAVCANGGHLLVRGESDPDWRRTVAARLAARCAPLDEIRGHLARTADPAWLRKERVAEDLFVYLVVERTLLPDGWVADLADWAGARGWTVSLQGRKIYAVPKPLTKSAAVAEVARRTGAAEILAAGDSLLDADLLLAADRGWRPGHGELAAAGWQAPHVTALEARGAAAGEEIVRAFRAAAGGSRSDG, from the coding sequence ATGACCGCACTCGTCGCCAGTGACCTCGACCGCACCCTGATCTACTCCGCCGCCGCACTGGACCTCACCCAGCCCGACGCCGAAGCCCCGCGGCTGCTCTGCGTCGAGGTCCACGACCGCGCACCGCTGTCCTACATGACCGAGACGGCCGCCGTGCTGCTCGCCGACGTCGCCGCCACCGCCACCTTCGTACCGGCCACCACCCGCACCCGGGAGCAGTACCGGCGCATCCATCTCCCCGGCCCGCCCCCGGAGTTCGCCGTCTGCGCCAACGGCGGCCACCTCCTCGTACGGGGCGAGTCCGACCCCGACTGGCGGCGCACGGTCGCCGCCCGGCTCGCGGCGCGGTGCGCCCCGCTGGACGAGATCCGCGGGCACCTGGCCCGCACCGCCGACCCGGCCTGGCTCCGCAAGGAACGCGTCGCCGAGGACCTCTTCGTCTATCTGGTCGTCGAGCGGACGCTGCTGCCGGACGGCTGGGTCGCGGACCTCGCCGACTGGGCCGGCGCCCGCGGCTGGACGGTGTCCCTCCAGGGCCGCAAGATCTACGCCGTGCCGAAGCCGCTCACCAAGAGCGCCGCGGTGGCCGAGGTGGCCCGCCGCACCGGTGCCGCCGAGATCCTCGCGGCCGGCGACTCGCTGCTCGACGCCGACCTGCTGCTGGCGGCGGACCGGGGCTGGCGGCCCGGCCACGGCGAACTGGCCGCAGCCGGCTGGCAGGCGCCCCATGTCACCGCGCTGGAGGCGCGCGGGGCGGCGGCGGGCGAGGAGATCGTACGGGCCTTCCGCGCCGCCGCCGGTGGCTCGCGGAGCGACGGCTGA
- a CDS encoding O-methyltransferase yields MAESKNTPITPELYDYVLAHNPPLDSAQRDLVDLTHERFPGAAGMQSAPEQGPLLAFLVRLTGARHVVEVGTFTGFSTLSMAQALPRGGTVVTCDVSEEWTAYAREAWAAAGVADRIELRIAPALETLRAMPPEPHLDLVYLDADKGGYIAYWEELVPRLRPGGLLVADNVLYRGLVTNPAATGPALAIREFNDHVREDRRMESVMLTVADGLTLARRR; encoded by the coding sequence GTGGCCGAGTCCAAGAACACGCCGATCACACCGGAGTTGTACGACTACGTCCTTGCGCACAATCCGCCGCTGGACTCCGCGCAGCGCGACCTCGTGGACCTCACCCACGAGCGGTTCCCCGGCGCGGCGGGGATGCAGTCGGCGCCGGAGCAGGGGCCGCTGCTGGCCTTCCTCGTCCGGCTGACCGGGGCGCGGCACGTCGTCGAGGTGGGGACGTTCACCGGCTTCTCCACGCTCTCCATGGCGCAGGCGCTGCCGCGCGGCGGCACGGTGGTCACCTGCGACGTGTCGGAGGAGTGGACGGCGTACGCCCGGGAGGCATGGGCGGCGGCGGGCGTCGCGGACCGCATCGAGCTGCGGATCGCGCCCGCCCTGGAAACCCTCCGGGCGATGCCGCCCGAGCCGCACCTCGACCTGGTGTACCTCGACGCGGACAAGGGCGGCTACATCGCCTACTGGGAGGAGCTGGTGCCCCGGCTGCGGCCCGGCGGCCTGCTGGTCGCCGACAACGTCCTGTACCGGGGCCTGGTCACCAACCCGGCGGCGACCGGACCGGCGCTGGCGATCCGGGAGTTCAACGACCACGTCCGGGAGGACCGGCGCATGGAGTCGGTGATGCTCACCGTGGCGGACGGGCTGACGCTGGCGCGCCGGCGGTAG
- a CDS encoding FmdB family zinc ribbon protein, with product MPRYEYRCRPCGSTFELNRPMAESSAPAVCPEGHEDTVKLLSTVAVGGSAAAPAPARGGGGGGCCGGGCCG from the coding sequence ATGCCTCGTTACGAATACCGGTGCCGCCCCTGTGGCTCCACCTTCGAGCTGAACCGGCCGATGGCCGAGTCCTCCGCCCCGGCCGTCTGCCCGGAAGGCCATGAGGACACCGTGAAGCTGCTCTCCACGGTCGCGGTCGGCGGTTCCGCCGCCGCGCCCGCCCCGGCTCGCGGCGGCGGGGGCGGCGGTTGCTGCGGCGGCGGCTGCTGCGGCTGA
- a CDS encoding sugar kinase, with amino-acid sequence MRNGAEPDDAIRGDAGRSGPAVGPDVLTFGETMVALRGSGPLRLGGTMQVSIAGAESNVAIGLARLGHDVHWSGTVGDDEAGRLVLRTLRAEGVGVGGAATDSGAPTGLILFEPRLPDVTRVHYYRTGSAGSRPGASAIERAFATAPPRVLHLTGITPALGPTARATARRALQLACGHATLVCLDVNFRARLWTADEAGAVLREWLPSVDLVIASDDELPLCLPGPPGDPGEGAARLLDLGVREVVVTHGAAGATAFTGTGSRHRPATPVRAVDPVGAGDAFVAGYLSALLDGADLAGRLARAAATGAFAVASAGDWEGAPTRAELGLLGAPPGTVVR; translated from the coding sequence ATGCGGAACGGCGCGGAACCGGACGACGCGATACGGGGCGACGCCGGGAGGTCCGGCCCCGCGGTCGGACCGGACGTCCTCACCTTCGGGGAGACGATGGTCGCCCTGCGCGGCAGCGGCCCGCTGAGGCTCGGCGGCACGATGCAGGTCTCCATCGCGGGCGCGGAGAGCAACGTCGCGATCGGCCTGGCCCGCCTCGGGCACGACGTCCACTGGTCGGGCACGGTCGGCGACGACGAGGCGGGCCGGCTGGTGCTGCGTACGCTGCGGGCCGAGGGCGTCGGGGTGGGCGGGGCGGCGACCGACAGCGGCGCGCCCACCGGCCTGATCCTCTTCGAGCCGCGGCTGCCGGACGTGACGCGGGTGCACTACTACCGCACCGGTTCGGCCGGCTCCCGGCCCGGCGCGTCCGCGATCGAGCGCGCCTTCGCCACCGCCCCGCCCCGCGTCCTGCACCTGACCGGCATCACTCCGGCGCTCGGCCCCACGGCCCGGGCGACGGCCCGGCGGGCGCTCCAACTGGCGTGCGGGCACGCCACGCTGGTCTGCCTGGACGTCAACTTCCGCGCCCGGCTCTGGACCGCGGACGAGGCCGGCGCGGTGCTGCGCGAGTGGCTGCCCTCCGTGGACCTCGTCATCGCCTCCGACGACGAGCTGCCGCTGTGCCTGCCCGGACCGCCGGGCGACCCCGGCGAGGGCGCGGCGCGGCTGCTGGACCTCGGCGTCCGCGAGGTGGTGGTGACACACGGCGCGGCCGGGGCGACGGCGTTCACCGGCACCGGCTCCCGCCACCGGCCGGCCACCCCGGTCCGGGCGGTGGACCCCGTGGGCGCCGGCGACGCCTTCGTGGCCGGCTACCTCTCGGCGCTCCTGGACGGCGCGGACCTCGCCGGGCGCCTGGCGCGGGCCGCCGCCACCGGCGCGTTCGCGGTCGCCTCGGCGGGCGACTGGGAGGGCGCGCCCACCCGCGCGGAGCTGGGCCTGCTGGGCGCGCCGCCCGGCACCGTCGTGCGGTGA